CTACCTCAGGATCCGGATGCGTAATCTCAAAGCGTAACTGCATGGGTTCGCCCTGATGCACTTCATCCGGTTCGGCAGCAACAACAATGTCCGGGCGACCAATCATGCCTGAAAAGTTTTCAGGAACTTCCGAAGGTAAAGGCTTAACTTCAAATCGCAGAGGTTGCGCTCTGGTCATCAGTCGAACAGGGGGCTCACGGGTTACACTCCGTTCAGCCTGGAAGAAGTTGTTGTCAAAATGAGCAGGAAGCCGTGAACCCCTGAAATCCTGAGGGCTGTTTCTCATCAGTACGGGGTCCGCACTGGCCAGCAACAGGGAAGGAGGCAGTTCAAAAACACCTGCCTTCCGAGGCTGCACCTTGTAATGAAAATGAATGCGGAAGAGATCGCCTCCCATACGGTGCCAGCGTGCAATAATACGACGGCTGCCAACCGGCAGGCCAATGGCGTTCTGGTCAGATGAGACGAAAGCATCCCAGGGTTCAACCGGCAGAATGTCAGCATGCTCAAACACCGGAAGCAGAATGTTAACCGCTTGCAGCGCATTCGGATGAATGGAGGTGATCCATTCAAAATTCACACTCAGGGTCTGCCCCAGATAAACGCTGTCTGTATCGTAGCTGACATGAATGCTCATATCGTCGGTTTCCACAGGCGTGGAAACGGTGACATTTTCATTGCTGCCGGTCTGGTGACTGCCCAGGGTGAAGACGGGTAACGTCAGCTTACCGGCTTTCAATGGGGTTAGCCTCACAGGAAAAGCCAGGGCAGGCTTATTGTTGCGCTCCAGTCGCACCGCCGACCGCGTGGCAACGGCAAAATCCGCAGTGTCCGCAATCTCCAGCTCCATCTTCCCGGCTGGCGGATTCAGGGCAAGAATAAGAAATTCTGCAGATTGTCCCTGCCACATTTTGCCTTCTGGCTTTTCCAGCACAAGCTGCCAGTCTTTAGCGGCACTGCTGGCAAAGGCTGCCGGAAACACCAGCAGCAACAGCAGGCCGACCATAGGTTGCTTTAAAAAAGGTTTCATAAACATAACGATTACCAGTCCCGGTCAACAGCATTCTGACGTTGCTGATCCAGTTGTTGCAGTTTTCCCTCAAGTGTCCGAGCCTGATCCATAATGTCGACAGAGCTGGCTGACGGGGTCGACTCCATCATGTCCCTAAACATCGTATCCAGATCGCCGAAATTGGGGTCGCCCTGACTGCCGCGACCGTTCTCTGCGGAGTCCTCCCCTTCCTGGTCGGAATCGCCGCTACCTTCATCAGCCTCGTCAGTATCCTCACCCTGCATGTTGGACTCAGCATCCTGCATCTGCTCCTGCTCGATAAACTCTTCATCCTGTTTAAAGGTACTGACCAGGTCTTCATACATGCCAGACTGTTCCCGGGCCAGCCATTCCAGATTCCTCCGACTGGCTTCGTGGCTCGGATCGGTAAGCAGGATGGCACGCAGCACATGCCGGGCTTCACTCAGGTAAAGCTCTGGATCAATAAACTCTCCCTCACCCTCTATGCCGTCGATAAAATCAAGCCCCATTGCCGCGTCAAGACTCTGGGTGGCAAGAAAAATCAGCGTAGTGGCAAGGTTGTAGTTGGCTGTCACTGTCGCATGCTGGTCGTCGGCAAGATTTGCCATTCTGCGATAGGTATTGGCTGCCTCGGTATAGTTTCGCTGTTCTGTCAGGGCAGCAGCCTGCTGTTCCAAGTCGTGTACGGTTGCCGGTATGTCGGCATGCGCCATATTAACCATCAGCAATAACAGGCATGA
Above is a window of Endozoicomonas montiporae CL-33 DNA encoding:
- a CDS encoding BatD family protein, with the protein product MKPFLKQPMVGLLLLLVFPAAFASSAAKDWQLVLEKPEGKMWQGQSAEFLILALNPPAGKMELEIADTADFAVATRSAVRLERNNKPALAFPVRLTPLKAGKLTLPVFTLGSHQTGSNENVTVSTPVETDDMSIHVSYDTDSVYLGQTLSVNFEWITSIHPNALQAVNILLPVFEHADILPVEPWDAFVSSDQNAIGLPVGSRRIIARWHRMGGDLFRIHFHYKVQPRKAGVFELPPSLLLASADPVLMRNSPQDFRGSRLPAHFDNNFFQAERSVTREPPVRLMTRAQPLRFEVKPLPSEVPENFSGMIGRPDIVVAAEPDEVHQGEPMQLRFEITHPDPEVARLPELHTMTAFTNSFDVPADIGPGTYENGVKIVRQSLFPGNADTTEIPSVIFSYFDPQTGHFHNYTTPPIPLTVIPVERFNISTSALSDDMELRNPVKPDQNGIWSHNWSQELVSQTQEKNPFRALFLLALLVSPPGLVLFGALSTIQEKWKACRGDSAITQLCDELKTGSDPLAPLSAYFYRRIALPPSKLNSQTLAVALSQSGISDALNQEVCQWLDCCQQDYASRTNDTQLASARHAAFVGLMQCLDKALPGDRVPAVKGVRS